The Streptomyces sp. NBC_01276 genome contains the following window.
AGGGCCTCATGGCTCCAGACTGCCGGATGGGGGGCACGTCCGCCGTGGCCCGCCCGTTCCTACTCGGCCTCGGGGCACTTCAGGCAGTCGAACGGGGTCCACTCCAGCCCCGGCGCCAGCCGGGTCTGGCCCCAGGCCTTGTCCCACCGGCCCGTGGCGTAGATGGTGATCGCGTACGGGTGGTCGGGGTCGGGGCGCTCCTGGATCGAGATCTTGCTCTTGACCGGGCCGCCGAGGGAGACCCAGCCGCTCCACTTGCCGGCCGTGGTGAAGCGCGTCCACATCGCGTTGTCGGTGCCGACGAGGAACTGTTCCTTCTCGCCGCCCGGCAGCGCGTGCTTGGTGACCCCGTACTCGCAGATGTAGAGGCCTCCGCCGCCCGCCTCGCACGTGGACGCCTGTGCCGGTGTGGCGGCGACGGTCAGTCCGGCGACGGCGGCGGCCGCGAGGATGACGGCCTTCAACTTCTTCATGCTGGAACAGCCCTTCTGTGCAACGTCGGTAACCGTTGGTCGGTCGGCTCCCGTACGCCCGTTCACCCTAGGGGCGGTCCGCGGCCCCTTCCGGCGCGTGGCGGGTGCCTGCGGGAAGGGCTGCCCGAAGAAGCAGCGGCCGCGTGGACCGGGAAGTCCGGCAGGGCAGTTCCGGCAGGTCGCGGGGGCAGGGGCGAGGGCCGAGGGGGCCGGTCAGGCCTTCCGCTCAGGCCTTGCGCTCGGCGGCGCTGCGCTCGACGCAGAACTCGTTGCCCTCGGGGTCCGTCATGGTCACCCAGCCGGTGCCGTCCGGGTTGCGGTGGTCGCCCGCGACGGTGGCGCCGAGGGAGAGGAGCCGCTCCACTTCCTCGTCGCGGGTGCGGTCCTGTGGCTGGAGGTCCAGGTGTACCCGGTTCTTGACGGTCTTGGCGTCCGCGACGGTGATGAAGAGGAGGGCGGTGCCGGGCGCGGTCACCAGCGCTTCCGGGTCGCCCGGGTGGTCGTCGTCGGCGAGGGAGCCGTCCAGGGCCCCGGCCCAGAAGCGGGCCAGGGCGTAGGCGTCGGAGCAGTCGAAGGTCACGTGGCGCACGAGAGAACTCATGAGCGGCACTATCGGCCGCCCGGGCGGAGGCTGTCCATGGAGATTCGGGCCGGGTGGCCGGGGGAAGGCGCCCCCGCCGTGGGGCGGGGACGCCTCGGTGCGCCTCGGGGCGGCTCGGTGCCGCTCGCGGCTTACCGGTAGCCGACGGTCCAGGCCTGGTTCGCGGCCCCGCGCTTCTCGGGCCACTGGATCATCTGCTGGCCGTTGTAGGGGCTGGAGCCCGGGTCGTCCAGGACCATCCAGCTGTTCTTGTTGCGGAGCTGGGTCTGCCCGGCCTGGTCGATGCCGGCGACGACCCACTGCTGGTTGGCGCCGCCGTGGCAGTCCCACTGACGGGCCACGGCGCCGTTGCTCTTGCTCCAGTCCGCGATCTCAAGGCACTTCTTGGTGCTCACGTTGACGATCTGCGAGTAGCCGTTGCCGTAGATGACGGTCCACTTCTGGTTGCTGCCGCCGTTGCAGTCCCACTGCTGCACGGGCGCGCCGTTGTTGAAGTTGCCGCCGGGAACCTCCAGGCACTTGCCGCTCGCGCCGTTGCGCAGGACGACGGTGTAGGAGCCGTCGGCGTGGGCGGGCACGGCCATCGCGCCGACGAGCAGGGCCGAACCGGCGGCCCCGAGCACTGCGGTGCGCAGCGCGGACAGACGAGAAATGGTCACAACTACCCCGTATTTCTTGGGCGGTGGAACTTCCCACCGCTACGAAGATCACCTTATGTCCGGCCACTGACAATCCCGGAGACCCGCCGTCCGGCCGTCGGCGTGTCTGATCGCGTGGTGGCATGGTGGCGATGGTGCTACGGTCACTAGCACCATGTTGCTGAGGCTGAACACCGCGGACCCGCGTCCCCTCCACGAACAGGTGGCGGGAGCCCTCCGGCGCGCCATCGCCGACGGCGAATGCGCGCCCGGAGACCGGATCCCACCCGCGCGGGACCTCGCGGGGGCGCTCGGGGTCAATGCCAACACCGTCCTGCGGGCGTTGCGCGTCCTGCGCGACGAGGGGCTGCTGGAGTTCCGGCGGGGCCGCGGGGTGACCGTCGCGGAGGGGGCGGGCGGGCGCTCGGGGCTGCTGGACCGCGTGCGCGGACTGGTGGAGGACGGGGCGCGGCTCGGGTACAGCAAGGCCGATCTCATCGAGATGATCAGGGAGTTGCCGTGAAGCAGCGGACGGGGTGGGGCGTGGCCGGAGGGGCCGCGGGGGTGCTGGTGTTACTGGTGGGGATGCCGGTGGCCGCGAGCGGGCGGCTGCCGGACCGGCTGGCCACGCACTGGTCGGCGGGCTCCGGGGCCCCGGACGGCTCGATGCCGCTGTGGGCGGCGGCGCTGTTCCCGGCGCTGATCTGGGCGGTCCTCGTGGCGGGCGTCGTCCTCGGCCGGCGGTTCGCGGGGCCGGGCGGCGGCTGGGTCGCGGGCACGCTGGCCGGCGCCGGGGTGGGGCTGGCCGGGGGGCAGGCCGCGATCGTACGGGCCAACCTGGACCGGGCGGACTGGCGGCAGGCCGGGTCGGTGACGGCGTGGGTCGCGGGGGTCGTGGTGGCGGCCGTACTGGCGGCGGTCGGCGGGGCGCTGGCGGGCCGCCGGGGCGCGGCCGGGGCGCAACCCCCCTCCGCCGGGCCCCGGATGGAGATCCCGGACGGCGAACGGCTCGTCTGGCTCTCCCGCGAGAGCAACCCGTGGCTGCGGCTGACCGGTGCCGTGCTGGGCCTGGTGGCGGTGGCCGGCGCGCTGTCGGCCCTGTCCGGGCTGGCCGACGCGGCGGCGTGGGGGCTGGTCGCTTCGACCGGCTTCGCCGCCCTGGCCGTGCTGCTCTGCTCGTCGGTCCGGGCACGGGTGACGGGCGACGGCCTGGAGGTGGCCTTCGGCCCGCTGGGGCTGCCGGTACGACGCTGGGCGGCGCGCGACATCGAATCGGCCCGCACGGAACACCGCACCCCGTCCCGGGCGGGCGGCTGGGGCTACCGCATCAACGGCCTGGGCACGACGGTGATGCTGCGGGGCGGCGAATGCCTGGTCATCCGCGCGAAGGGCCGGGACTTCGCGGTCAGCGTGGACGACGCGGAGCGGGGGGCCGCGCTGCTCAACTCCCTCCTTGCGGAACGGCGTTAACCCTCCCCGTCCCGCTTGCGCAGCGCTGCGGCGGTGGCCCACCGGACGGCTCGAACCCGGTCGACGCCCAGCCGGTGGACGGCCCCGTCCGCCGCGGAGTCGCCCGGCCGCCCCGCGACGATGCCACGGCGGCCACCCCCCGGACTTCGGGCTCCCGGTCCTGCGCGAGCGCCAAGGGGACGTCGCGAGCCCCAGCGTCACCGGGCCGGCCCCGTGCGAGTGCGGACGCAGCCCCGAGGCGGGTCCCCGCTGAGGGGTCGCGGGGAAGTCCGGGCGTCAGGAGCGGGAGTAGGAGCCGAGGCCGATCAGGCAGTACACGTACTGGTTGATGACGCTTCCGTTGAGCGTGTAGCGGTACGAGAAGGCGTACTCGGTGTCGGGGTTGCTCTTGCACTGCTCCATGTCCGAGGAGAACGGGAACCTCTGGATCACCTTGTAGTGCGCGTCCGACGCCGAGCAGGAGACCTCCTTGACGTCGTCCACCCGCTGGGCCGTCTCCGAGTCCGGGAGCCGGCCGTTCAGGCAGGTGCCCTTGTCGAAGGGGGTGGGGGCTTCCGTGGTGGGGGTGGGGAGGGGGAGTGCAGGGAGGGTGGGGAGGGTGGGGAGGGAAGTGCTCGGCGCGTAGGTGTCGGTGGGGGTCGGGTACGGGTCCCGGGTGGTCGGGGCGGAGTACGTGGGGGTGTGGGAGGCCGTGTTCTTCGAGTCGTCGTCCTTGCCGTCGTTCGTCACGACGATGGCGATGATCACGGCCGCCACGACGCCCAGCCCGAGCAGGCAGCCCAGTGGGCTCGACTTCTTCGGCGTTGCGGGTGTGGCGGGCGGCGCCCCCGTCGGTGTGACCCGGACCCGGAGCAGCACCTCGTTCTCGCCGAAGCGGGCGCGGACCAGGTCGCCGTCGCGCGACGGCGGGATGCGCAGGCGGGCCGTGCCGTTGGGCAGGGGGACGGTGACGATCGTGCCCTCGGCGGCCTGCTGTGGGGTGAGCGGTAACTGGATTTCCTGCGGAGACACCGGCGGACTCCTCACGGTGGACGGGCGTGCGGAAGCCGTCGACCGGGCCCCCGCGGGGGATTCTGCCCAGTGGGGGAGGCCTGACGCAGGCGTTCCGGCAGGCCGTTGCCAGGTGGTTACCGACCGTGGGCCGCGATGAAGTCCGCCCGCTCGGGGGAGGCGGGCAGGGGGGCCACGGCTGGCCGCCGCGGGCCGGGTGAGGGCGGCGCGCGGCAGGTCGCCGTCGTAGACGTACGCGTCCAGCAGCGGGTCCTCCAGCAGGAGGGGGGCGGGGGACGGGGTGCCGATTCTCCCCGGTGGGTGTGGGCAGGGGGTGGGAGGTGGGTGAAGAAGCGGTCCGGGGGGTGTTCGGGGTCGTTACCCGTGCGTAGATTACCGGCGGTAACCCCGGAACGACCGAGGAGAACAGCCGTGGAAGCCGAGCCGAAACTGGTCGAGCCCCTCAAGACGACCGTCGCCGGGGTGGTGCGCGAGGTGGCGGTCCCCGCCCTCGCCGGGATGCCGGTGAGCGGCTCGCTCGGGGACCTCCCCTTCGAGAACGCCCGCCAGGCCCCGCACGAGCCCGTACTCGCCCGCAAGGAGCCCGACGGCACCTGGCGCGACGTCACCGCCGCCGAGTTCGCCCGCGAGGTGCTCGCCGTCGCCAAGGGGCTCATCGCCGAGGGCCTCCAGGAGGGCGACCGGCTCGCGATCATGGCCCGGACCACCTACGAGTGGACGCTGCTGGACTTCGCCGGCTGGGCCGCCGGGCTGGTGACCGTACCGATCTACCCCACCTCCTCGGCCCTCCAGGCGCGCTGGATCATCCACGACTCCGGGGCCGTGGCCTGCGCCGTCGAGGACACCGCGCAGGCCCGCATCATCAGCGCCGAGCGCGCCAACCTGCCCTGGCTCGCGCACCTGTGGGAGTTCGACACCGGGGCGGTCGCCCGGCTCGTCAAGGCCGGGGAGCACCTGCCCGACGCGATCGTGCACGCCCGCAGGTCCACCCGTACACCGCAGTCCGTCGCCACGCTCGTCTACACCTCCGGCACCACCGGGCAGCCCAAGGGATGCGTGCTGACCCACGCCAACTTCTACGCCGAGGTCGACAACGCGGTGGAGCTGCTGCACCCGGTCTTCAAGTCGGTCAGCGAGGACCCGGCCTCCACCCTGCTCTTCCTCCCGCTGTCCCACATCTTCGGGCGGATGGTCGCCGTCGGCTGCCTGCGGGCCCGCGTCAAACTCGGACACGCGCCGAGCATCACCACCGAGGACCTCCTCGCCGACCTCGCCGGCTTCCAGCCGACCTTCCTGCTGGCCATCCCCTACGTCCTGGAGAAGGTCTACAACACCGCCCGCGCCACCGCCGAGAAGATGGGCAAGGGCGCTTCCTTCGACCGGGCCTCCCGCATCGCCCAGAGCGTCGGCGAGGCGCAGAGCGAGGGCAGACGGCCCCCGATGGGCACGCGGGCCGCGCACGCCCTGTACGACCCGCTCGTCTACCGCCGCGTCCGCGCCGCCCTAGGCGGCCGCGTCCGCTACGTCCTCAGCGGCGGCTCCCCCCTCGGCCGGCGCCTCGCCGCCTTCTACACGGGCGCCGGGATCGAGGTCTTCGAGGGCTACGGGCTCACCGAGACGACCGCGGCCGCCACCGTCACCCCGCCGCTGCGCCCCCGGCTCGGCACCGTCGGCTGGCCGCTGCCGGGGACGGCGGTGCGCATCGCCGACGACGGGGAGGTGCTGTTGCGCGGGGCGCACGTCTTCGCCGGCTACTGGAACGTCGCCGCGCAGCAGCCCGGCGACTGGCTGGCCACCGGGGACATCGGCGAGCTCGACGCGGACGGGTACCTCACCATCACCGGCCGCAAGAAGGACGTGATCATCACCTCCGGCGGCAAGAACGTCGCCCCCGCCCCCCTGGAGGACTGGCTCCGCGCCCATCCGCTCGTCGGGCAGTGCATGGTCGTCGGCGACAACCGGCCGTACGTCACCGCCCTGATCACCCTCGAACCGGACGGGCTGGCGCACTGGCGGCAGATGCACAAGAAGCAGGGGGTGCCGATCCGCGAGCTGCTCACCGACGAGGCCCTGCTCGCCGACCTCCAACGGGCCGTCGACGAGGCGAACGCGCTGGTCTCGCGGGCCGAATCGATACGCCGCTTCGCCGTCCTGCCAGGGGACTTCACCGAGGAGCGCGGGCACCTGACGCCGTCGATGAAGCTCAAGCGGGGCGCTGTCGCGCGGGACTACGAGCGGGAGATCGAGGAGCTGTACCGCAGGGAGCGGTGAGGCGGACCCCGGCCGGGCACGCCCCGGACCGTCCCCGGACCGCCCCGGACCGTCCCCGGCCGGGGGCAACCCCTCCGGTGGCGGCCGAGGGGCGGGAGGGGCGGGGCGCGCTTAGTGTGAGCTGGGCTGACCGGTCCGGGGGGTCACCCGAGGAGGGTGCCGTGCACCGTTCCCACCGCCGTACCCGCTCGCACGGCCCCGGCCGTTCCCATACGGACGCGCCCGGCCGTTCCCATGCGGACGCGCCCGGCCGTTCCCATGCGGACGCGCCCGGCCGTTCCCATGCGGACGCGCCCGGCCGTTCCCATGCGGACGCGCCCGGCCGTTCCCATACGGACGCGCCCAGCCGTTCCCGTACCGACGCGCCCGGCCGCCCCCGTACCCCCGTCCGCGCCCGGCTGCGTACGCGTGGGGCCGCCGCGGCCTGTGCGGTCGTGCTGGCCTCCGCCCTCGGGGCGGGCCCCGGCCCCGGCTCCGGGAGCGGATCCGGCACCCCGTCCCCCGCAGCGGGGTCCATACGGTGGGGGGACTGCCCCGACAAGCCCGTGCCCGACGGCATGACGTGCGGGTCCGTGACCGTCCCCCTCGACCACGACGACCCCGCCAAGGGGACCATCCGGGTGGCCCTCGCCCGGATCCCGGCCACCGCCCCCGGCCGGCACCCCCTCGGCTCGCTGCTGCTGAACTTCGGCGGCCCCGGCGGACGCGGGACCACCTCCCTCGCCGCCGACCCCGAGACCTTCGCGAAGCTCGGCGAGCGCTACGACCTCGTCACCTTCGACCCCCGCGGCGTCGGCCTCAGCGAACCCGTCTCCTGCGGCGGCTCCCAGGAGGTCGGCGACCGGGTCCCGGCCGACGCCGCCTCCCAGCTCGCCGCCCTGCGCGCCGTGGCCCGCCGCTGCGCCCTGCACTCCGGACCCGTGTTCCCGTACGTCGGCACCGTCCAGGTGGCCCGCGACATGGAGTCCATCCGCCGCGCGCTCGGCGACAAGAAGCTCAACTACCTCGGTTTCTCCTACGGCACCCGGCTCGGCGCCGTCTACGCCGCCCTGTTCCCGCACCGCACCGGCCGGATGGTCCTCGACGGGGTCGACACCCTCGGCGAACCGCTCGCCGAACAGGCCCTCGCCTCGGCGCGCGGCCGCCAGCGCGCCCTCGACCGCTTCCTCGCCTGGTGCGCCCACCGTCCGGGCTGCGTCTACGGCACCAGCGCCCGCACCGCCAAGGAACGGGTCGACGACCTCGTCGCGCGGCTCGACCGGAACCCGCTCATCGGGGACGACGGTTCCTGGTTCACCGGACAGGACGCGGCCGACGCCATCGCCACCGGCCTGTACGCGCCGGCCGCCTGGCCCGCCCTCGCCGACGCCCTCGCCCTGGCCGAGCGGCGGCACGACCCCGTCGGGCTGATGCAGCTCGGCGGCCCCACCGGCCCGGTGCCCGACGCGGGCGACGGGCACGCCACGGTCCCCGCCGACAACGCCGAGGCCGCCCTCACCGCCGTGAACTGCGCCGACGACCCCGACCGCAGCGAAGACCGGGCCGCCCCGGCGGCCATCGAGCGGGAGATCCGGGACCTGGAGCCGGAGTTCCGCGCGGTGTCGGAGGTCTTCGGGCCGGGCCAGCTGGGAACCGTGCTCGCCTGCTACGGACGCCCCGCCGGCACCGACTTCATCCGCCGGATCGACCACCCCGGCGCCCCGCGCATGCTCCTCGTCGGCACCCGCGGCGACCCGGCGACCCCGTACGAGTGGACCGAGGAGACGGCCCGCCGGCTGGGCTCGGCCGTGATCGTGGACCACAAGGGCGACGGACACACCGGCTACGGGACCTCCGCCTGCGTACGCCGCCACGTGAACGCCTTCCTCACCGACGGCCGCCTCCCGCACGGAACGCCCGCCTGCCCCGCCGGGGAGTGACCCCCGGCGGGGCGGACGGCGGGTCTCGCGGCGCGGCGGCCGGCAGACTGCTACACCGGCGCGGCCGGGGCGGTCCCGCCGAGCAGGCTCTGGTCCAGGCGGGCCCGCCAGTCCGGCTGCGCGAGCGGGTCGCGCGTGGTGAGGTCGGAGATCCGCTTGAAGGAGCCGGCGATCGCGTCGACGGCGACGCAGTCCTCCTTCATCCCGGCGACGAGGGCCCGGCCCTCCGGGTTGAGGTAGGAGTCGAGCCTCAGCTCCGGGAAGGCCGCGCAGGTTCTCGCTCGCTGGCGCAGCTCATCCAGTTCACCACCCCGCTCCGGGGCGGGGAGCTCTGCTACTTCGGGGGCCGGGTGGAGGACGTGGTCGCGGAGCCGGCGCAGGCCCGGCCCACCCACCTGCCGTCCGTGCCGCGCCTGTTCGAGAAGCTGCACGCGGTGGTGCCGGCCCTGGCCGAGGGGACCGAGCGCGGCCGGGAGCGGTCCGAGGAGGCCGTACGGCTGGGGGTGCCGGCGGCCGACGGCCGGCTCCCCGACGCCGACCGGCGGCGCCCCGACCGCCTCCGCCACCCTCGACTTCCTGCGGGCCTGCGGCATCCGGGTCTTCGGGGGCTACGGGATGACCGAGTCCGGCGGGGTGATCAGCCTCAACCGCCCCGGACCCGTCCGCCCCGGAACGGTCGGCCGTCCGGTCGTCCTTCCGGGTGCCGGACGGGAGCTC
Protein-coding sequences here:
- a CDS encoding GntR family transcriptional regulator → MLLRLNTADPRPLHEQVAGALRRAIADGECAPGDRIPPARDLAGALGVNANTVLRALRVLRDEGLLEFRRGRGVTVAEGAGGRSGLLDRVRGLVEDGARLGYSKADLIEMIRELP
- a CDS encoding alpha/beta hydrolase, with translation MTVPLDHDDPAKGTIRVALARIPATAPGRHPLGSLLLNFGGPGGRGTTSLAADPETFAKLGERYDLVTFDPRGVGLSEPVSCGGSQEVGDRVPADAASQLAALRAVARRCALHSGPVFPYVGTVQVARDMESIRRALGDKKLNYLGFSYGTRLGAVYAALFPHRTGRMVLDGVDTLGEPLAEQALASARGRQRALDRFLAWCAHRPGCVYGTSARTAKERVDDLVARLDRNPLIGDDGSWFTGQDAADAIATGLYAPAAWPALADALALAERRHDPVGLMQLGGPTGPVPDAGDGHATVPADNAEAALTAVNCADDPDRSEDRAAPAAIEREIRDLEPEFRAVSEVFGPGQLGTVLACYGRPAGTDFIRRIDHPGAPRMLLVGTRGDPATPYEWTEETARRLGSAVIVDHKGDGHTGYGTSACVRRHVNAFLTDGRLPHGTPACPAGE
- a CDS encoding DUF1648 domain-containing protein, translated to MKQRTGWGVAGGAAGVLVLLVGMPVAASGRLPDRLATHWSAGSGAPDGSMPLWAAALFPALIWAVLVAGVVLGRRFAGPGGGWVAGTLAGAGVGLAGGQAAIVRANLDRADWRQAGSVTAWVAGVVVAAVLAAVGGALAGRRGAAGAQPPSAGPRMEIPDGERLVWLSRESNPWLRLTGAVLGLVAVAGALSALSGLADAAAWGLVASTGFAALAVLLCSSVRARVTGDGLEVAFGPLGLPVRRWAARDIESARTEHRTPSRAGGWGYRINGLGTTVMLRGGECLVIRAKGRDFAVSVDDAERGAALLNSLLAERR
- a CDS encoding VOC family protein; this translates as MSSLVRHVTFDCSDAYALARFWAGALDGSLADDDHPGDPEALVTAPGTALLFITVADAKTVKNRVHLDLQPQDRTRDEEVERLLSLGATVAGDHRNPDGTGWVTMTDPEGNEFCVERSAAERKA
- a CDS encoding long-chain fatty acid--CoA ligase; translated protein: MEAEPKLVEPLKTTVAGVVREVAVPALAGMPVSGSLGDLPFENARQAPHEPVLARKEPDGTWRDVTAAEFAREVLAVAKGLIAEGLQEGDRLAIMARTTYEWTLLDFAGWAAGLVTVPIYPTSSALQARWIIHDSGAVACAVEDTAQARIISAERANLPWLAHLWEFDTGAVARLVKAGEHLPDAIVHARRSTRTPQSVATLVYTSGTTGQPKGCVLTHANFYAEVDNAVELLHPVFKSVSEDPASTLLFLPLSHIFGRMVAVGCLRARVKLGHAPSITTEDLLADLAGFQPTFLLAIPYVLEKVYNTARATAEKMGKGASFDRASRIAQSVGEAQSEGRRPPMGTRAAHALYDPLVYRRVRAALGGRVRYVLSGGSPLGRRLAAFYTGAGIEVFEGYGLTETTAAATVTPPLRPRLGTVGWPLPGTAVRIADDGEVLLRGAHVFAGYWNVAAQQPGDWLATGDIGELDADGYLTITGRKKDVIITSGGKNVAPAPLEDWLRAHPLVGQCMVVGDNRPYVTALITLEPDGLAHWRQMHKKQGVPIRELLTDEALLADLQRAVDEANALVSRAESIRRFAVLPGDFTEERGHLTPSMKLKRGAVARDYEREIEELYRRER
- a CDS encoding RICIN domain-containing protein; this translates as MTISRLSALRTAVLGAAGSALLVGAMAVPAHADGSYTVVLRNGASGKCLEVPGGNFNNGAPVQQWDCNGGSNQKWTVIYGNGYSQIVNVSTKKCLEIADWSKSNGAVARQWDCHGGANQQWVVAGIDQAGQTQLRNKNSWMVLDDPGSSPYNGQQMIQWPEKRGAANQAWTVGYR